The Streptomyces sp. NBC_00659 genomic interval CCGCGGGCGTACGGGGACTGGGCCTCGCTCGCCGCGGACGAGGACGTCGATGTCGTGTACGTCGCCACGCCGCACTCGGCGCACCGGGTGGCCGCGGGGATGTGCCTGGAGGCGGGCCGCCATGTCCTGTGCGAGAAGGCGTTCACGCTGAACGCGCGGGAGGCCCAGGAGCTGGTCGCGCTCGCCCGGGGGAACGGCCGCTTCCTGATGGAGGCCATGTGGATGTACTGCAATCCGCTGGTCCGGCGGCTGAAGGCGCTGGTCGACGACGGGGTGATCGGTGATGTGCGCACGGTGCAGGCCGACTTCGGTCTGGCCGGGCCGTTCCCGCCCTCGCACCGGCTGCGGGATCCCGCGCAGGGCGGCGGCGCGCTGCTCGATCTCGGCGTCTATCCGGTGTCGTTCGCGCAGCTGCTGCTCGGGGAGCCCTCGGACATCGTCGCGAGAGCAGTGCTCTCCGACGAGGGCGTCGATCTCCAGACGGGTGCACTGCTCTCCTTCGAGAGCGGCGCTCTGGCTTCGGTGCACTGCTCCATCAACGGTGGTACGCCCGTCGCCGCCTCCGTCACCGGCTCCGCGGGCCGCATCGACATCCCGGGCGGCTTCTTCTTCCCGGAGCACTTCGTCCTGCACCGCGACGGCCGCGAACCGGAGACCTTCCGCGCCGACCCCTCCTCCGGCCCCCGCAACAGCCTCAAGCACGAGGCCGCCGAGGTGATGCGTGCCCTGCGCGCCGGCGAGACCGAGTCCCCGCTCGTCCCGCTCGACGGCACGCTCGCCGTGATGCGGACGCTCGACACGATCCGCGAGCGCGTCGGCGTCCGCTACCCCGGCGAGGCGCAGGCGTAGGGGGCCGGACCCGTCGGGCGCCTCACGTACGGCGGGCCCCGGTGGTTCACCAAGAAACGGTCAACGGCTCAACCCTCACATACGGAAGCCGCATCTCCGGACCATATAAGCCGTTGGTGCGCTTATGCTCATCATCTCCCCCATCAGGGCTTCACAGTTGGAGCACACGACTTCGGTACGACCACGGTCCACTCCGAGGGGGAGGTGGCAGTCGCTCCGCGGCCCGGGCGGGGGCCGGCCTCGCGCGGGACCGCGAGGCATGCACCGGACCGCGGAGCGGCTGCCCCCGTCGTCAGTCCTGACTGCCGCCTTCCGCCTCCGCCGGTTCCCCGGCGGACCGGCGCCTATGGTTGCGCAGCGCGAGCGCGCCGCCCGCGAGGAGCGCCACCGCCGCCCCGGCCCCGCCGATCAGCCCCCACGGCGCGCCGTCGCCCTGCCCGGCGGCAGCCGGAGCCGGAGCGCCCGCCGCCGCCTTCGCCGCCTTCCGCGTGGGCTTCGCGCTCGCGCCTCCCGCGCTGAGCGGACCGACCAGCGTGCCGACCGGCTCGGCGCTCGCACCCTTGCCGAAACCCCAGTCGAGGAGCTGCGCCGTCTCCTCGTAGACGCCGTTGCCGCCGCTCTTGGGGTGCATCACCGTGACGAGCAGGGTCCGTCCGTCACGGGTCGCCGCGCCGGTGAAGGTGTTGCCGGCATGGCTCGTGTAGCCGTTCTTCACGCCTATCAGGCCCTCGTACGGCTTCATGCCCCACGCTCCCGTCAGCAGGCGGTCGGTGTTCTGGATCTGGAAGGTCTTCTTGCCGCCGGCCGGGAAGTCCGCGGTCCTGGTCGAGCAGTAGCCGCGGAAATCGGCGTCCGCGAGACCGTGCCGGGCGAAGAGCGTCAGGTCGTACGCGGACGACAGCTGGCCCTTGTGGTCGAAGCCGTCGGGGCTGACCACATGGGTGTCCAGGGCCTGAAGGTCCTTCGCGAGCGCCTGCATCTCGGCGACCGTGGCCTCGATGCCGCCGTTCATGTGGCTGAGCACGTGCACCGCGTCGTTGCCGGAGCGCAGGAACACGCCCTGCCACAACTGATCGACGGTGTACGTGATGCCGGGCTTGACGCCGACGAGGCTGGACCCGGCGGGGACGTCGGCGAGGTCGGCGTCGACCACCTTGTACGTCCGCGTGCGCTCGAACTTCTTCAGCACGGCGTCCGCGAACAGCATCTTCAGGGTGGAGGCGGGCGCGAGACGCCGGTGCGCGTTGTACGAGGCGAGCACCTCGCCGCTGGTGTGGTCGGCGACCAGCCAGGAGCGGGCGGTGAGGTGCTTGGGCAGCCCCGACGCGCCGCTCATCTGGATCCCGGCGCGGGCCAGCCTCTCACCGCCGATCGTCGTCGTGGCGTACGCGGTCGTGGCCGTCGCGGCGGCGAGGGGGACGGCGGCGGCGAGGCCCAGAGCGGCACGGCGGGAGAGCCCGGAAGAATCACGCATCCCGGGACCGTACAAAGTCCGTCCGCGCAGCCTGACAGCGGGGTGACCAAGAGAAGGGACGCCGATTCCCGAGCGAGCGCAAACCGTGCGCGCGGAAGCGGGGCCGACCCGCCGGAACAGGCCACACGCCCACCGGAAATGCGCCGCGGCGGGCCCGCCTGCCCGTACGCGGAGTCACTCAACAGGGGTTTCCTGGCAATGGGCCCTTGAAAGGCTGAGAATGGGCTGTCTGACCCAATATTGATTCCGGGGTCCGGATTCTCAGCCCTCACACATCTCTTACTCAGCCCGGCTCAAAGGTTTCTCCATAGTTTTTGGCCGCGCCCACAGGGGCGCCAAGAACCTTTGAGGAACGGGATGTTTGGCATCTATCTCAAGCGTGAGCTGAGCCGGCGCAAGAAGGCGGCGCTGGTGATCGCCATGGGTCTGGCGCTCGGTATCGCGCTGGTCATCACCGTCAACTCGGTGTCGGCCGGCATGCAGCAGGCTCAGGACAAGGTCCTGAAGTCGCTGTACGGGCTCGGCACGGACATGACGGTCACCAAGGCGCAGGCGGCCCCGTCGAGCAACTCGTCGGGCCGCCCGAAGTTCGACTTCGACGCCAAGTCGGACAGCAGCAAGACACAGAGCTCGGACCGGGTGATGACCCAGGGAGGACAGTCCCTGAAGTCCTCGCTCGTCACCGAGGTCGCGGCACAGAAGGGCGTGGCGAGCGCGGTGGGCGCGCTGAGCCTGAACGTCACCAAGGTCGACGGCTCCTTCACCCAGGGCAAGGCGAAGTCCACCACCTCGGGCTCCGGTCAGCAGGGCGGACCCGGCGGCCAGAGCGGCAGCACCGGCGCGCCGCAGGTGCAGGGCGGCGGCGCCTCCTTCGACGTGAACTCCTACTCCGTCGCGGGCGTCGACGTGACCCAGCAGGACCTCGGTCCGCTGGCCACCTCGAAGATCACCACGGGCAAGACGTTCACGGCCGCGCAGACCTCCGCGAAGGTCGCGGTGCTCAGCAAGTCGTACGCCAAGGAGAACAAGTACAAGGTCGGCTCGACCTTCAAGATCTCCGGTGCCAAGTACAAGGTCATCGGCATCGCGACGCCCGACAGCAGCGAGTCGACCACCGACGTCTACGTGCCGCTGAAGCAGGCGCAGACGCTCGGTGACGCCAAGAACAAGGTCACCACGATCTACGTCAAGGCGACCGACTCGAAGCAGATCTCCACGGTCAAGACGACCATCCAGAAGAACATCTCCGGGACGACCGTCACCACCTCCGCGGACCTCGCGGACACCGTCTCCGGCTCGCTGTCCACCGCCTCGAACCTCGCCACGAGCGTCGGCAAGTGGCTGTCCATCGCTGTCCTGGTCGCCGCGTTCCTGGTCGCGGCGCTGCTCACCTCCTCCGCCGTCTCCCGCCGGGTGCGCGAGTTCGGCACCCTGAAGGCGCTCGGCTGGCCCTCCCGCAAGGTCACCCGTCAGGTCGTCGGCGAGTCCATCGTGAACGGCCTGCTCGGCGGCGTCCTCGGTATCGCCCTCGGGCTCGGCGCGGCCTACACGGTCACCGCGATCAGCCCGAAGCTGACGGCGGAGCTCGGCTCCACCGGCGGCGGTGGCGGCATGGGCGGCGGTCCCGGCGGTGGCGGTCCCGGCGGACAGGCGGCCTCCGCGGCCAAGAACACCATCGACATCGCGCTCACCGCTCCGGTCTCGCTGACCACCATCGCGCTCGCCGTGGGCCTGGCCGTCACCGGCGGTCTGATCGCCGGCGCGATGGGCGGCTGGCGCGCCTCCCGGATGCGCCCGGCGGACGCGCTCCGCAGCGTCTCGTAACCCGCCCCCGGGCCACACCCCTTGAGCCGGGGCGCCGCGGCCACTTCCCCCGGGCCGCGGCGCCCCACCCCCTTCATCCTCGGAGAAACCTCATGTACAAGCTCACCGGCGTCACCAAGCGCTACACGCGGGGCAAGGAGACGATCGATGCCCTGCGTGGCGTCGACCTCACCATCGAGGACGGCGACCAGCTCGTCATCCAGGGCCCGACGGGCGGCGGCAAGTCGACGCTGCTCCAGATGATCGGCGGGCTCGACCGGCCGACCTCCGGCAGCGTCGAGCTGGACGGCGTGGACCTCGCCACCATCAGCGAGGCCAAGCTGACCCGGCTGCGGGCCGAGAAGATCGGCATCATCTTCCAGTCGTTCAACCTCATCCCGACGCTGACCGCGCAGGAGAACGTCGAGACCGCCCTCGTCCCCCTCGGGGTCAAGCCCGCCGAGCGGCGCGAGCGGGCCGCCGAGGCACTCCGCTCGGTCGGCCTCGGGGAACGGCTCACGCACGTCCCGACCGAGCTGTCCGGAGGTCAGCAGCAGCGCGTGGCCATCGCCCGGGCCCTGGTCAAGAAGCCCAAGGTGCTGCTCGCCGACGAGCCGACCGGCAACCTCGACGAGGGCACCCGCGACGACATCATGGGCCTGCTCGAAGGGCTGTGGCACGAGTACGGGCTGACCTTCATCATGGTGACCCACGACTCGTCCATCGCCCGCCGCGCGCCGCGCCTCGCGACCATCAAGGCCGGGCAGATCAGCCTGACCGAGCAGGGTGCCCGCCGGGCCGTCTCCGAGAGGGCCGGACACCCGGCCCCGCAGCAGCAGTTCACGCCGCAGGGGTACGCGGAGGCGCAGTACGCGCAGGAACAGTACGGGGCCGCCCAGGGCCACTGAGCCCGACGGCGGCCCCGGCCTCCGCGCTCACCCCCACGCCTCGCGCTCCCCGCGCCTCCGGGCCGCTCACCGAACCTCGGTGAACGGCCCGTCGGCGTTCACGCCTGGCCGGTCTCGAAGCGGCTGATCCTGCCGCCGTCGTCGACGGTGAAGCTCCACCTGGTCTTCATCTCGCCCCAGGTGTCGTTGCGGTACCGCACGAGGAGGGAACGCCCCTCGTCGGACTCGTTGTCGACGTCCATATGGCCGCGCGAGGAGAAGATCTCCCGGTCGGTCCAGTCCCCGAGGTCACGGTCGGAGCCGTCGTCCGACATGGTGGCGCCCGGCGCGAGAAGCGCCTCGAAGGCGTCCTGGTCATGGGCGTTCACCGCGGTGACGAAGGCCCGGACCGCCGGGTCGCTGAGGCGCGTTACCTGAATGGTCATGGGAGTCACCCTCACACCGGCTCCCCGCACCCGCCACCCGAACGGCGGCGCAGCGCCCGTCGGCCCCGTTCGATCGGTGCGACGGTGGTCACCCGGGAGGAAACCGTTGCCGCCGTCTGGACTGGGAGTCACCGTGACCTGTATCGACCGGCGTGATCTGGGACTGCTGCTGCTCCGTCTGAGCACGGGCGGTGTCCTGGCCGCGCACGGAGCGCAGAAGCTGTTCGGCTGGTTCGGCGGCGGCGGTATCGAGGGCACCGGACAGGCCATGGAGGCCATGGGGTACGCGCCGGGGAAGGCCAGCGCCACGGCCGCGGGCCTCGCCGAGGCCGGGGGCGGCACTCTGCTGGCGCTGGGCCTCGCCACACCCGCGGCCGGTGCGGCGGCGGCCGGCGCGATGGCGGGCGCGGCGGCCGTGCACGTACCGAACGGGTTCTTCGCGCAGAGCGGTGGCTACGAGTACACGGCCTCGCTCGGCCTGGCGGCGGCGGGCCTCGCGGTGACGGGTCCGGGCCGGTTGTCTCTGGACCATCTGATGGGCCACGCGGTGAACCGCGGCTGGATGGTGCCGATCGCGCTGGGTACGACGGCCGCGGTCACCGCGGTCGTCGTGGGCGTCCGGAACAGGCGGGTGCGCGCGAAACGGGAGGGCATGCAGGAAGCCCTGTTCGACGAGTAGGAGCCGTCCCCGCGGCCCCGGGGATGCTCGCCCCGGGGCTGACCACGCTGCGGACGACGACCAGGCCGGACATACCGGCGCCGACATCGCCGATCCTGCCCGGGACGCCCCGGGCGGTGGTCCGTCCGGGGCTTCGGCAGAGCGGGCCAGCGACGGTACGGACCCCTGGGAGACGATCGACCGGCTGCATGCCTGGCTGGACGCCGACCGGGCGCACGGCGGCCGCGAGGGACTGCTGCTGCGCGTCCTGAAGCTGTCGGAGGAGGTCGGCGAGGTCGCCCAGGTGGTGATCGGCGCGACGGGCCAAAATCCGCGCAAGGGCGTGAGCCACACGTGGGACGACGTCCGGTCGGAGCTGTGCGACGTCGTGATCACGGCGATGGTGGCGCTGCGCACACTCGCGCCGGACGCGCGTGAGGTCTTCACCGCCCGTCTGGCGTCCGTGGCCGACCGCTCGCTCGACGATCCGTCAACGCCCGTACAGGGAGCGGAATTTCGCCGGACCGACCGGTAACGCCCGCGGCGACCTGCGCTGTTCACCGACGCCACCAGCAGGGACGCCGTGAGGTCACGGCCGACCTCTCCTCCCTGCTGGAGAGCACCGGCACGGTGCGCATCATGAGCGTGCCGGGCCCGCTGGGCCAGCGGCCCCCCATCCGTCTGCGCTGCCGCACCGCCGACCGGCCGGAACGCGAGATCATCTGCCCTCCCGGCCAGACCGTTCTGCTGTGCGGAATCGAGTTCCGCTACGACTCACCGCCCGCTCAGCGCCTGTGATCCGAGGAGCGGTTCGCCGGCCCGGGCTTCTTGGGCGGCGGACATGGGAAAGGGCCTCCGACCCAGGTCGGAGGCCCTTTGCCAGGCAAAGCCGCAGTCTGCGGCAGACGAGTCGGGCTGTACGCCGGGGACAGTGACGGTCACGGATTCTCAGCAGCAAGCCGACGAACCGCTCATGGACCGCGTCGCCAGTCTGCTTGGTGAACGACTCGGCCAGACGCAGATAGACCCCACGCAAGGGCCCTGCACCGGATTCGTCGGCACCGGGCCCTGTCCTCCCCGAGGTGATCAGCATGTGGAGAGTCCCGCCAGGAACTCTGCGGCCCTGCGGGTCGCCCCGCCGGTGTAACTGCAGTGCTCCGCGCACTCCCCCGTGATGAGCATTCGGATCGCCGCCGAGTTCTGTCGGGCAAAGCCGTGCTTGCCTGGCCCGAACCCCTCACCCATCAACTTCAGTCCCAACCCTTCGTAGAGATCAGCGCTTGGGGCGCAGCCAGCGCTCGAGCTTGTCCCGGGAGACGCTGCCCGAGTCCACGTACCAGAGCTCGTTGTCCCCATCCCAACGGGCCTTCAGCTGTTGCTTGGCCTCGTCCTTGTGCCGGAAGGGAACGTTCAGATACAGACGGCCCCAGACGACGGCTCCCACCTCCACTCCCTCTTCCTTGCCAGGGTTCCTTCCTCCACCGCGGCCCGCCCTCCCCTCGGTCCGCGATTGGCTCTGTGGCTGATAGACGGGCCTCTCCATGCGGGCCTGGTCCATCACCTTCCGCGCCTGAGCACACGACTCGGGATCTTCCAGCCTCATCATGAGGTCGGTCGGGCCCATGGCCGCCAGCAGGTTGAGAGAGCCGTGCCAGAGCACGGTGTCGTCCACGATGAAGACCTTCTCGTGCATGCGCTCCCGATAAGCAACCGTGCAGCCCATGGACTTGAGCTGATCGACGAGGCTCTGGTGCCGTTCTGCCCCGGACGGGTCTCGCTGCTCCAGCGGAGAACGGGTGTGGATCACGATCTCGACGCCCGCTGCGGCCCGCGCGGCGAAGAGCTTCGCCCACTGACGTACCCGGGTCGGCGACAGCAGGAAGGTGTATATATCGATGCGGGTCGCAGCCCGTTCGATGTCCCAACGCACCGCCCGGTCCACCTGGTCGGCGGGGAAGAAGGCCGGGCGGGTCAGCTCTTCCTGCGGCAACTTGGCGAGGTCGGCCGCGCTTCTGATCGGGATCAGCTGATCCACGGAGAGGGTCTGCGCGTGCGCCTCCACGTGGTCGAGCATCACCAGCGCCTCGCTGAGCGCGGGGAGCTTCTGACGCAGGAACTCCACGTCCGCGATCACGACCAAGTGGTCCTGAGCGCGGCTCAGGGCGACGTTCAGGAGTCGGCACGTCTGCGAGTCGAGGCCCGTCTCCCCGTAGAACCGTCCGAGGCGATCGCCGGAACCGGCCACGGTGTCCAGCACGACGACCGGCCGCTGGCTGCCTTGGAAGCGGTGCACGGTGGCGACCAGGCCTTCGTGCTCGGCTCCGAAGCGTTCGGTGAGGGTCTGCCCGATGGCCTTGACCTGGTCGTTGTAGGGAGTGATCACCGCGAGGCGGTCCGTCGCCCGTTCGCCCGGCGGGACGTTCTGCCATTTCCGGCCGGGTAGGACACCGTCGTACTGGAGTCCTCGGACGAGTTCGTGCACGACGGCCGTGTGGACGGGATTGCTGAGGTGGCTGGGGCCGGGAACGCGGTGCCGTGAGGTGTCGATCATCATGATCGGTGCGTCGACGAGGGTGTTGAACGGGATACGGCTCTCGTCGTCCCGGCCTGTGGTCAGCGGGGCGTCGGGATAGGCCACCGCGTTCACGAGGGCGCAGATCGACGGCCTCATACGGTACTGGGTGTTGAGCGCGACGAGCCGAGGGTGCTCGAGGACGGTCCCGGACGGGCTGACCAGCCCGGCGGCACGGAAGGCGTCTGTC includes:
- a CDS encoding ABC transporter ATP-binding protein, giving the protein MYKLTGVTKRYTRGKETIDALRGVDLTIEDGDQLVIQGPTGGGKSTLLQMIGGLDRPTSGSVELDGVDLATISEAKLTRLRAEKIGIIFQSFNLIPTLTAQENVETALVPLGVKPAERRERAAEALRSVGLGERLTHVPTELSGGQQQRVAIARALVKKPKVLLADEPTGNLDEGTRDDIMGLLEGLWHEYGLTFIMVTHDSSIARRAPRLATIKAGQISLTEQGARRAVSERAGHPAPQQQFTPQGYAEAQYAQEQYGAAQGH
- a CDS encoding nuclear transport factor 2 family protein encodes the protein MTIQVTRLSDPAVRAFVTAVNAHDQDAFEALLAPGATMSDDGSDRDLGDWTDREIFSSRGHMDVDNESDEGRSLLVRYRNDTWGEMKTRWSFTVDDGGRISRFETGQA
- a CDS encoding Gfo/Idh/MocA family protein, with translation MTGERERVRWGILATGGIAAAFTADLVDMPDAEVVAVASRSEAPAKAFAERFGIPRAYGDWASLAADEDVDVVYVATPHSAHRVAAGMCLEAGRHVLCEKAFTLNAREAQELVALARGNGRFLMEAMWMYCNPLVRRLKALVDDGVIGDVRTVQADFGLAGPFPPSHRLRDPAQGGGALLDLGVYPVSFAQLLLGEPSDIVARAVLSDEGVDLQTGALLSFESGALASVHCSINGGTPVAASVTGSAGRIDIPGGFFFPEHFVLHRDGREPETFRADPSSGPRNSLKHEAAEVMRALRAGETESPLVPLDGTLAVMRTLDTIRERVGVRYPGEAQA
- a CDS encoding ABC transporter permease; this translates as MFGIYLKRELSRRKKAALVIAMGLALGIALVITVNSVSAGMQQAQDKVLKSLYGLGTDMTVTKAQAAPSSNSSGRPKFDFDAKSDSSKTQSSDRVMTQGGQSLKSSLVTEVAAQKGVASAVGALSLNVTKVDGSFTQGKAKSTTSGSGQQGGPGGQSGSTGAPQVQGGGASFDVNSYSVAGVDVTQQDLGPLATSKITTGKTFTAAQTSAKVAVLSKSYAKENKYKVGSTFKISGAKYKVIGIATPDSSESTTDVYVPLKQAQTLGDAKNKVTTIYVKATDSKQISTVKTTIQKNISGTTVTTSADLADTVSGSLSTASNLATSVGKWLSIAVLVAAFLVAALLTSSAVSRRVREFGTLKALGWPSRKVTRQVVGESIVNGLLGGVLGIALGLGAAYTVTAISPKLTAELGSTGGGGGMGGGPGGGGPGGQAASAAKNTIDIALTAPVSLTTIALAVGLAVTGGLIAGAMGGWRASRMRPADALRSVS
- a CDS encoding MazG-like family protein, whose protein sequence is MDRLHAWLDADRAHGGREGLLLRVLKLSEEVGEVAQVVIGATGQNPRKGVSHTWDDVRSELCDVVITAMVALRTLAPDAREVFTARLASVADRSLDDPSTPVQGAEFRRTDR
- a CDS encoding DoxX family protein, encoding MTCIDRRDLGLLLLRLSTGGVLAAHGAQKLFGWFGGGGIEGTGQAMEAMGYAPGKASATAAGLAEAGGGTLLALGLATPAAGAAAAGAMAGAAAVHVPNGFFAQSGGYEYTASLGLAAAGLAVTGPGRLSLDHLMGHAVNRGWMVPIALGTTAAVTAVVVGVRNRRVRAKREGMQEALFDE
- a CDS encoding D-alanyl-D-alanine carboxypeptidase family protein, whose protein sequence is MRDSSGLSRRAALGLAAAVPLAAATATTAYATTTIGGERLARAGIQMSGASGLPKHLTARSWLVADHTSGEVLASYNAHRRLAPASTLKMLFADAVLKKFERTRTYKVVDADLADVPAGSSLVGVKPGITYTVDQLWQGVFLRSGNDAVHVLSHMNGGIEATVAEMQALAKDLQALDTHVVSPDGFDHKGQLSSAYDLTLFARHGLADADFRGYCSTRTADFPAGGKKTFQIQNTDRLLTGAWGMKPYEGLIGVKNGYTSHAGNTFTGAATRDGRTLLVTVMHPKSGGNGVYEETAQLLDWGFGKGASAEPVGTLVGPLSAGGASAKPTRKAAKAAAGAPAPAAAGQGDGAPWGLIGGAGAAVALLAGGALALRNHRRRSAGEPAEAEGGSQD